The Vibrio pomeroyi genome window below encodes:
- the hslU gene encoding HslU--HslV peptidase ATPase subunit — translation MSEMTPREIVHELNRHIIGQDNAKRSVAIALRNRWRRMQLEESLRVEVSPKNILMIGPTGVGKTEIARRLAKLANAPFIKVEATKFTEVGYVGKEVETIIRDLTDVAIKMTHQQAMEKVQYRAEEQAEERILDALLPPARDAWGQNEQSNEDATSSNTRQIFRKKLREGKLDDKEIEVDVAAPQMGVEIMSPPGMEEMTNQLQGMFQNLAGDTKKKRKMKIKDAFKALTEEEASKLVNQEELKENAIFNAENNGIVFIDEIDKICKRGDSSGPDVSREGVQRDLLPLIEGSTVSTKHGMVKTDHILFITSGAFQVAKPSDLIPELQGRLPIRVELEALSANDFKRILTEPKASLTEQYIALMKTEDVSIEFTEDGINQIADAAWRVNETTENIGARRLHTVMERLMDEISFDATDKAGSKLVIDEAYVTAKLGEFVEDEDLSRFIL, via the coding sequence ATGTCTGAGATGACTCCTCGCGAAATCGTTCACGAACTCAATCGCCACATTATCGGCCAAGACAACGCTAAGCGTTCAGTGGCTATCGCACTGCGTAACCGCTGGCGTCGTATGCAGCTTGAAGAAAGCCTGCGTGTTGAAGTATCACCAAAGAACATCCTGATGATCGGTCCAACCGGTGTTGGTAAAACAGAAATTGCTCGCCGCCTAGCGAAACTAGCAAACGCGCCGTTCATCAAGGTAGAAGCGACTAAGTTCACCGAAGTGGGCTACGTGGGTAAAGAAGTTGAAACCATCATCCGTGACCTAACGGACGTTGCGATCAAGATGACGCACCAGCAAGCGATGGAAAAAGTACAATACCGCGCTGAAGAACAGGCTGAAGAACGTATTCTTGATGCCCTACTGCCACCAGCACGTGATGCTTGGGGTCAGAACGAGCAATCAAACGAAGATGCGACCTCTTCAAACACTCGTCAGATTTTCCGCAAGAAGCTGCGCGAAGGTAAGCTAGACGACAAAGAGATCGAAGTTGATGTAGCAGCACCACAAATGGGCGTTGAAATCATGTCACCTCCTGGCATGGAAGAGATGACCAACCAGCTACAAGGCATGTTCCAAAACCTAGCGGGCGACACCAAGAAAAAGCGTAAGATGAAAATCAAAGACGCATTCAAAGCACTGACGGAAGAAGAAGCTTCTAAGCTTGTGAACCAAGAAGAGCTAAAAGAGAACGCGATCTTCAACGCTGAAAACAACGGTATCGTATTCATCGATGAGATCGACAAAATCTGTAAGCGTGGCGACAGCTCAGGCCCAGACGTATCTCGTGAAGGTGTTCAACGTGACCTACTGCCTCTTATCGAAGGCAGCACAGTATCAACTAAGCACGGCATGGTGAAAACGGACCACATCTTGTTTATCACATCAGGTGCATTCCAAGTGGCTAAGCCATCTGACCTGATCCCTGAACTACAAGGTCGTCTACCAATTCGTGTAGAACTTGAAGCGCTTTCAGCGAATGACTTCAAACGCATCCTGACTGAACCAAAAGCATCTCTAACAGAGCAATACATTGCCCTAATGAAAACAGAAGATGTGAGCATTGAGTTCACTGAAGATGGTATCAACCAGATTGCTGACGCTGCATGGCGCGTGAACGAAACCACTGAAAACATCGGTGCACGTCGTCTACACACAGTAATGGAGCGCTTGATGGATGAGATTTCATTCGACGCAACAGACAAGGCTGGCAGCAAGCTAGTGATTGATGAAGCTTACGTAACAGCGAAGCTTGGCGAGTTCGTTGAAGACGAAGACCTAAGCCGCTTCATCCTGTAG
- a CDS encoding 1,4-dihydroxy-2-naphthoate polyprenyltransferase, whose product MKQSLLIWLDAARPKTLPLALVSILTGSSLAFASDQFSLSIALLAFLTATLLQILSNLANDYGDAVKGTDNENRLGPTRAMQSGAVTAKTMKQAIILNIVFTMIAGLILIFHALTSIESILSFIALGVLAIVAAIAYTVGNKPYGYIGLGDLSVFIFFGLLGVSGTYFLHTGHVEPSLFLPALGCGLMAVAVLNINNMRDIENDSECGKRTMAVRLGQRKAKHYHFALLGLALVSFAIYLLIQEKPVWISLPFLLSIVIVYKHGKAVWETEKPAQIAPMMPVIVKCSLVTNLLFAGVVVAQTLLS is encoded by the coding sequence ATGAAACAATCTCTACTGATTTGGCTTGATGCCGCACGACCGAAAACTCTGCCTCTCGCACTCGTCTCTATTCTTACAGGAAGTAGTTTAGCGTTCGCCAGCGATCAGTTTTCTTTATCGATAGCACTACTGGCTTTTTTAACCGCCACCCTATTACAGATTCTGTCGAACCTAGCTAATGACTACGGTGATGCAGTAAAAGGCACCGACAACGAAAATCGTCTAGGTCCTACACGCGCAATGCAGTCTGGCGCGGTCACCGCTAAAACCATGAAGCAAGCCATCATCCTCAACATCGTGTTTACCATGATTGCTGGGTTGATTCTGATTTTTCATGCGCTGACCTCAATTGAAAGTATCTTATCTTTCATCGCATTAGGCGTATTAGCAATTGTGGCAGCCATTGCTTACACCGTGGGTAATAAGCCTTATGGCTACATTGGCCTTGGCGACTTATCGGTGTTTATCTTCTTTGGTTTGTTAGGCGTGTCAGGGACTTACTTCCTACACACAGGTCATGTTGAACCAAGCCTGTTCCTTCCGGCATTGGGCTGTGGCTTGATGGCGGTTGCGGTACTCAATATCAACAACATGCGTGACATCGAAAACGACAGTGAATGTGGCAAACGCACCATGGCCGTTCGCCTTGGCCAGCGTAAAGCCAAACACTACCACTTTGCGCTGCTTGGATTAGCCCTTGTCTCTTTTGCTATTTACCTACTGATTCAAGAAAAACCAGTCTGGATCAGCCTGCCGTTTTTACTGAGCATTGTGATTGTTTACAAGCATGGTAAGGCGGTTTGGGAAACAGAGAAACCTGCACAGATCGCGCCAATGATGCCTGTGATTGTGAAATGCTCATTGGTCACTAACCTATTGTTTGCAGGGGTTGTCGTAGCTCAAACTCTATTGAGTTAA
- the rraA gene encoding ribonuclease E activity regulator RraA produces MEYNTSALCDIYLDQVDVVEPMFSNFGGRASFAGQITTLKCFEDNALIRSVLEQDGLGRVLLIDGGGSLRKALIDAEMALLAEDNEWEGIVVYGCVREVDELEDMNLGIQALASIPVGASQEGVGEIDVPVNFGSVTFLPEDYLYADNTGIILSAEPLDVELDLDVEEEVE; encoded by the coding sequence ATGGAATACAACACTTCAGCACTGTGCGACATATATTTGGATCAAGTTGATGTCGTGGAGCCAATGTTCAGCAACTTCGGTGGACGAGCATCCTTCGCAGGACAGATCACGACATTAAAGTGCTTTGAAGACAACGCTTTGATTCGATCGGTATTAGAGCAAGATGGTCTAGGGCGTGTGTTGTTAATCGATGGCGGCGGCTCACTGCGTAAAGCACTGATCGACGCTGAGATGGCCTTACTTGCCGAAGACAATGAGTGGGAAGGGATTGTGGTTTACGGCTGCGTTCGCGAAGTCGATGAACTTGAAGACATGAACCTAGGCATCCAAGCCCTCGCTTCTATTCCTGTTGGTGCGAGCCAAGAAGGTGTTGGTGAAATAGACGTACCAGTGAACTTTGGCAGCGTGACCTTCTTACCGGAAGATTACCTCTACGCCGATAACACGGGCATTATTCTTTCTGCAGAGCCTTTGGATGTTGAGCTTGATTTGGATGTTGAAGAAGAGGTTGAGTAA
- the zapB gene encoding cell division protein ZapB yields MSFEVLEQLEAKIQTAVDTIALLQMEVEELKEEKQALATEAGELKASRHELEQKTQQMQEEHSAWQDRIRNLLGKMDEVE; encoded by the coding sequence ATGTCTTTTGAAGTACTAGAGCAGCTAGAAGCAAAAATTCAAACAGCAGTAGATACAATTGCACTTCTTCAAATGGAAGTGGAAGAGCTTAAAGAAGAGAAACAAGCACTAGCAACAGAAGCTGGTGAGCTTAAAGCAAGCCGTCACGAGCTAGAGCAAAAAACTCAGCAGATGCAAGAAGAGCATTCAGCATGGCAAGATCGCATCCGTAACCTTCTTGGTAAAATGGATGAAGTAGAGTAA
- the glpX gene encoding class II fructose-bisphosphatase: MKRDLAMSFSRVTEGAALAGYKWLGRGDKNAADGAAVEVMRSLLNKTEISGEIVIGEGEIDDAPMLYIGENVGVGGDAVDIAVDPIEGTRMTAMGQSNALAVLAAGEKGSFLKAPDMYMEKLVVGPGAKGVIDLELPLKENLENIAKALGKTLDTLVVTTLAKPRHDQVIADMQAMGVRVFAVPDGDVAASILTCMPDSEVDVMYCIGGAPEGVVSAAVIRALDGDMHGRLLPRHEVKGDTEENRKHGELELERCAEMGVTAGIVLKMEDMARSDNVVFSATGITKGDLLEGISRQGNIATTETLLIRGRCRTIRRIKSIHYLERKDPEVVGHIL; this comes from the coding sequence ATGAAACGCGATTTAGCAATGTCATTCTCTCGTGTCACAGAAGGTGCAGCACTAGCTGGTTACAAGTGGCTTGGCCGTGGCGACAAAAACGCTGCAGATGGCGCTGCTGTAGAAGTAATGCGTAGCCTACTTAACAAAACCGAAATTAGCGGTGAGATTGTTATTGGCGAAGGTGAAATCGATGATGCACCTATGCTATACATCGGCGAAAACGTAGGTGTGGGCGGCGACGCTGTCGACATCGCAGTTGACCCAATTGAAGGGACACGCATGACAGCAATGGGCCAATCAAATGCATTGGCAGTATTGGCTGCAGGCGAAAAAGGCAGCTTCCTTAAAGCGCCTGATATGTACATGGAAAAGTTAGTTGTAGGTCCAGGCGCTAAAGGCGTTATCGATCTAGAACTGCCACTGAAAGAAAACCTAGAAAACATTGCTAAGGCTCTGGGCAAAACACTGGATACACTGGTTGTAACGACACTGGCTAAGCCACGTCACGATCAAGTTATCGCCGATATGCAAGCTATGGGCGTTCGTGTATTCGCAGTGCCAGATGGTGATGTTGCGGCTTCTATCCTAACTTGTATGCCTGACAGCGAAGTAGACGTCATGTACTGCATCGGCGGCGCACCTGAAGGTGTCGTGTCGGCTGCTGTTATTCGTGCACTTGACGGTGACATGCACGGTCGTCTTCTTCCTCGTCACGAAGTAAAAGGCGACACAGAAGAGAACCGCAAACACGGTGAACTTGAGCTAGAACGTTGTGCAGAAATGGGTGTAACGGCTGGTATCGTGTTGAAAATGGAAGACATGGCTCGCAGCGACAACGTTGTATTCTCAGCAACAGGCATCACTAAGGGTGACTTGCTAGAAGGCATTTCTCGTCAAGGCAATATTGCGACAACAGAAACGCTGCTTATCCGTGGCCGCTGCCGCACGATTCGCCGCATCAAATCAATCCACTACCTAGAGCGTAAAGATCCAGAAGTAGTGGGTCATATCCTGTAA
- a CDS encoding transcriptional regulator, which produces MKTSDKILQTIKRQGAVTAKQLSEEFGMTTMGARQHLQSLEDDGILAFHDVKVKVGRPTRHWSLTQHGHGQFSDRHGELTIQVIDAVENLFGKEGLAKVAAEREQHTLKQYQSALSGCNDLISKLEKLTQLREEEGYMAELQEHDDHYILIENHCPICKAATRCPSLCQSELNVFTELLKDECHVSRTEHIIAGERRCTYTLTPTPLS; this is translated from the coding sequence ATGAAAACAAGCGACAAAATCTTACAGACCATTAAGCGTCAAGGCGCGGTAACCGCGAAACAACTGTCAGAAGAATTTGGCATGACGACAATGGGTGCGAGGCAGCATCTGCAAAGCCTGGAAGATGACGGTATTCTTGCGTTTCATGACGTGAAAGTGAAAGTCGGTCGCCCGACTCGTCATTGGTCCCTTACTCAACATGGCCACGGACAATTTTCAGACCGACACGGTGAACTGACGATTCAAGTCATTGATGCAGTCGAGAACCTGTTTGGTAAAGAAGGGCTTGCTAAGGTCGCTGCCGAGCGTGAACAGCACACCCTCAAGCAATATCAATCTGCCCTATCTGGCTGCAATGACCTGATCAGTAAGCTCGAAAAACTGACTCAACTTCGTGAGGAAGAGGGTTACATGGCTGAGCTTCAAGAGCATGACGATCATTACATCTTGATCGAAAACCACTGCCCTATCTGCAAGGCGGCGACTCGCTGCCCTAGCCTATGCCAGTCAGAGCTCAATGTTTTCACTGAACTGCTCAAAGACGAATGCCACGTAAGCCGCACTGAGCACATTATTGCTGGCGAACGACGTTGCACTTACACGTTAACACCTACGCCTTTATCGTAA
- a CDS encoding DUF3135 domain-containing protein, with the protein MAHPQPDQKLPPFDELVQLAKSDPKAFNQFKHEMCEQMICSASETMQDRLRAQQSHIDLVVSRCKNPHHANVVLMQELRCQVCKFQDALEGRCGFEETLPENVVPFRPNTEPKMY; encoded by the coding sequence ATGGCACATCCACAACCTGATCAAAAACTGCCACCCTTTGATGAACTTGTCCAACTCGCGAAAAGCGATCCTAAAGCATTCAATCAATTCAAACACGAGATGTGCGAACAGATGATTTGTTCGGCTTCTGAAACCATGCAAGACAGACTCCGCGCTCAACAAAGTCATATCGACTTGGTGGTGAGCCGTTGTAAGAATCCGCACCATGCCAATGTCGTACTTATGCAGGAGTTACGCTGTCAGGTCTGTAAGTTCCAAGACGCGCTCGAAGGCCGCTGTGGTTTTGAAGAAACTCTGCCAGAAAATGTGGTGCCTTTTAGACCCAATACAGAGCCAAAAATGTATTAA
- a CDS encoding DUF805 domain-containing protein, which yields MSMKDLLLSFKGRIGRKTYWMWNIFYYIAITGFASGISVLFPAYSYILLPIFLLMLVIPDLAVTAKRWHDRNKSNYWLLLNVPLVLGRLASPMAATTTESVSPIHMVATVAALVCGLWILIECGLMKGTEGRNDYGEDPV from the coding sequence ATGTCGATGAAAGATTTACTGCTCTCTTTCAAAGGGAGAATTGGTCGTAAGACTTACTGGATGTGGAACATTTTCTACTACATTGCGATTACTGGTTTTGCTTCTGGTATCTCGGTTTTGTTCCCTGCGTACTCTTACATTCTACTACCTATCTTCCTACTGATGCTGGTTATCCCAGATCTTGCGGTAACTGCCAAGCGTTGGCATGACCGTAACAAATCGAACTACTGGTTACTGTTGAACGTGCCGCTGGTACTTGGTCGTTTGGCTTCACCAATGGCAGCAACGACAACAGAGTCGGTATCGCCAATTCATATGGTGGCAACCGTTGCAGCATTAGTGTGTGGTTTATGGATTCTGATTGAATGTGGCTTGATGAAAGGCACTGAAGGTCGCAATGATTACGGCGAAGATCCGGTGTAA
- a CDS encoding 5-carboxymethyl-2-hydroxymuconate isomerase, whose product MPNLVLEYSNSVDERVNIQGLLEDLHKVALNCGLFDVPSVKSRSLRCHNWLVGDEEDSVDFIHISFELLSGRTEEQKRELSRSLMQTLQEQASHIRSLTVNIRDMDKSCFQKVIN is encoded by the coding sequence ATGCCGAATCTAGTTCTAGAGTACTCAAATTCAGTGGACGAGCGAGTGAATATCCAAGGTTTACTAGAAGATCTTCATAAAGTTGCATTAAACTGTGGCTTGTTTGATGTGCCTTCTGTGAAGTCGCGTTCACTGCGTTGTCATAACTGGCTAGTCGGTGATGAAGAAGACAGTGTGGATTTTATTCACATTAGCTTCGAGTTACTTTCAGGACGTACTGAAGAACAGAAAAGAGAACTGTCGCGTTCGTTAATGCAAACCTTACAAGAACAGGCGAGCCATATCCGCAGCCTAACGGTGAACATAAGAGATATGGACAAAAGCTGCTTTCAGAAAGTGATTAACTGA
- the tpiA gene encoding triose-phosphate isomerase: protein MRHPVVMGNWKLNGSKEMVVDLLNGLNAELEGVTGVDVAVAPPALFVDLAERTLTEAGSAIILGAQNSDLNNSGAFTGDMSPAMLKEFGASHIIIGHSERREYHNESDEFVAKKFAFLKENGLTPVLCIGESEAQNEAGETVAVCARQLDAVINTQGVEALEGAIIAYEPIWAIGTGKAATAEDAQRIHAQIRAHIAEKSEEVAKKVVIQYGGSVKPDNAAAYFAQPDIDGALVGGAALDAKSFAAIAKAAAEAKA, encoded by the coding sequence ATGCGTCATCCTGTAGTTATGGGTAACTGGAAACTAAACGGCAGCAAAGAAATGGTTGTTGATCTACTAAACGGTCTTAACGCTGAACTTGAAGGCGTAACAGGCGTAGACGTAGCAGTTGCTCCACCAGCACTTTTCGTTGATCTAGCAGAGCGTACGCTTACTGAAGCGGGCAGCGCGATCATCCTAGGTGCTCAAAACTCTGACCTAAACAACAGCGGTGCATTCACTGGCGACATGTCTCCAGCAATGCTTAAAGAGTTCGGCGCATCTCACATCATCATCGGTCACTCTGAGCGTCGTGAATACCACAACGAATCAGACGAGTTCGTAGCTAAGAAATTCGCATTCCTAAAAGAGAACGGCCTAACTCCAGTTCTTTGTATCGGTGAATCTGAAGCACAAAACGAAGCAGGCGAAACTGTTGCAGTATGTGCACGTCAACTTGACGCTGTTATCAACACTCAAGGTGTTGAAGCTCTTGAAGGCGCTATCATCGCTTACGAACCAATCTGGGCTATCGGTACTGGTAAAGCAGCTACAGCTGAAGATGCACAACGCATCCACGCTCAAATCCGTGCACACATCGCAGAGAAATCTGAAGAAGTAGCTAAGAAAGTTGTTATCCAATACGGCGGTTCTGTTAAGCCAGACAACGCAGCAGCTTACTTCGCACAACCAGACATCGACGGTGCTCTAGTTGGCGGCGCAGCTCTTGACGCGAAAAGCTTCGCAGCTATCGCTAAAGCAGCAGCTGAAGCAAAAGCTTAA
- a CDS encoding IS4 family transposase: MSLESQLANTFQSCNTFHHFEKYSEILSPELIQQGFEQAGVATVRRRRLPLEAVLWSVVGMSLFRQQSVWDIANQLDFVLPDKQRFVAPSAVVQARQRLGEEGVKQVFKKMAAHSYQSSNFETWCGLNLLSVDGVVWRTTDTPENHQEFKAQSNQSSENIYPKVRMVCLMELTSHQLIDSTFSDYRTSEMRLAEELIEQTPDHSLTIFDKGYYSLGLLNRWNKVGKERHWMLPVKKDFQYEVVHKYSQSDAIVDIKTTHQARKKFSDLPETIEARLVSKIIKGKTYQVLTSMRDGLRFPGEDIVELYRYRWEIELGYREMKQTLLDSEYTLRSKRPDMVKQELWGILLAYNLIRQVMTKAASQLDSVWPNQLSFTSSAMAVTQYFAALPLTSPGKLPKHYEVLLKQISMFTLPPRREDRSSPRWVKLKPKKYATNRKNASQLN, translated from the coding sequence ATGTCTTTAGAAAGCCAACTTGCCAATACTTTTCAGTCATGTAATACCTTTCACCACTTTGAAAAATACTCTGAAATTCTTAGTCCAGAGCTTATCCAGCAGGGTTTTGAGCAAGCTGGCGTCGCAACCGTTAGAAGAAGACGGTTACCTTTGGAGGCTGTACTTTGGTCCGTTGTTGGAATGAGTCTCTTTCGTCAACAATCTGTTTGGGATATCGCTAACCAACTCGATTTTGTTCTGCCAGACAAACAGCGCTTTGTTGCCCCAAGTGCTGTTGTTCAAGCGAGACAGAGATTAGGCGAAGAAGGTGTTAAGCAAGTCTTTAAGAAGATGGCTGCGCATAGCTATCAATCGTCTAACTTCGAAACTTGGTGTGGACTAAACCTTCTATCCGTCGATGGTGTCGTTTGGAGAACGACAGATACACCTGAAAATCATCAAGAGTTTAAAGCACAAAGCAATCAATCATCTGAGAATATTTACCCTAAGGTACGTATGGTTTGCTTGATGGAGCTTACAAGTCATCAACTAATCGATAGTACATTCTCTGACTATCGCACCAGCGAAATGCGCCTTGCAGAAGAACTCATTGAACAAACCCCCGATCATTCGTTGACTATTTTTGACAAAGGATACTACTCTCTAGGGCTACTTAATCGCTGGAATAAGGTAGGCAAAGAAAGGCATTGGATGCTCCCTGTGAAAAAAGACTTCCAGTATGAAGTCGTTCATAAATACAGTCAGAGTGACGCTATCGTTGATATAAAAACGACACATCAGGCAAGAAAGAAGTTCAGTGATCTCCCTGAGACAATAGAAGCAAGGTTAGTGTCGAAAATTATCAAAGGAAAGACATATCAGGTGCTTACATCAATGCGTGATGGGTTGCGCTTTCCTGGTGAAGACATCGTAGAGCTTTATCGCTATCGTTGGGAAATCGAATTAGGCTATCGGGAAATGAAGCAAACCTTGCTTGATAGTGAGTATACATTACGCAGTAAGCGCCCAGATATGGTCAAGCAGGAGCTCTGGGGAATTTTGCTCGCCTATAACCTTATAAGACAAGTCATGACAAAGGCTGCGAGTCAATTAGATAGCGTTTGGCCAAATCAATTAAGCTTTACGAGTAGTGCTATGGCTGTGACTCAATACTTCGCGGCTTTACCTTTAACGAGTCCTGGAAAACTTCCTAAACATTATGAAGTACTACTCAAGCAAATATCCATGTTTACCCTGCCACCTCGAAGAGAAGATAGAAGTTCCCCTCGTTGGGTGAAACTGAAACCCAAGAAATATGCAACGAACAGAAAAAATGCCAGTCAGCTTAACTGA
- the pfkA gene encoding 6-phosphofructokinase encodes MIKKIGVLTSGGDAPGMNAAVRGVVRTALSVGIEVYGIYDGYQGLVEDRIEKLDRSSVSDVINRGGTFLGSARFPEFKDVAVREKGIENLKKHGIEALVVIGGDGSYMGAKKLTEMGYPCIGLPGTIDNDIAGTDYTIGYLTALNTVIDSIDRLRDTSSSHQRISIVEIMGRHCGDLTLMSAIAGGCEYIITPETGLDKDQLIGNIQDGIAKGKKHAIIALTELMMDANELAKEIETATGRETRATVLGHIQRGGRPTAFDRVLASRMGNYAVHLLQEGHGGRCVGIEKEELVHHDIIDCIENMQNPDRSELFRVAEELF; translated from the coding sequence ATGATTAAGAAGATCGGTGTTTTGACCAGTGGTGGTGACGCTCCAGGTATGAACGCAGCAGTTCGCGGCGTTGTTCGTACTGCGTTATCAGTTGGCATTGAAGTTTACGGTATTTACGATGGCTACCAAGGCCTTGTTGAAGACCGTATCGAAAAGCTTGACCGTTCAAGCGTATCTGACGTAATCAACCGTGGTGGTACCTTCTTAGGTTCTGCACGTTTCCCTGAATTCAAAGACGTTGCTGTTCGTGAGAAAGGCATCGAGAACCTTAAGAAACACGGTATCGAAGCACTTGTTGTTATCGGTGGTGACGGTTCTTACATGGGTGCTAAGAAGCTAACTGAGATGGGGTACCCATGTATCGGTCTTCCAGGCACAATCGATAACGATATCGCAGGTACTGACTACACAATCGGTTACCTAACTGCGCTTAACACAGTTATCGATTCAATCGACCGTCTACGTGACACATCTTCTTCTCACCAACGTATTTCTATTGTTGAAATCATGGGCCGTCACTGTGGTGACCTTACGCTTATGTCAGCAATCGCGGGTGGTTGTGAGTACATCATTACTCCAGAGACTGGCCTAGATAAAGACCAGCTTATCGGCAACATCCAAGATGGAATTGCTAAAGGTAAGAAGCACGCAATCATCGCTCTAACAGAGCTTATGATGGACGCGAACGAGCTTGCTAAAGAGATCGAAACAGCAACAGGTCGTGAGACTCGTGCAACGGTTCTTGGTCACATCCAACGTGGTGGTCGTCCTACTGCATTTGACCGTGTACTGGCTTCTCGCATGGGTAACTACGCTGTTCACCTTCTTCAAGAAGGTCACGGTGGTCGTTGTGTTGGTATCGAGAAAGAAGAACTTGTTCACCACGACATCATCGATTGTATCGAGAACATGCAGAACCCAGACCGTTCTGAGCTATTCCGCGTTGCAGAAGAGTTGTTCTAA
- the fieF gene encoding CDF family cation-efflux transporter FieF (FieF, a metal efflux transporter, is a member of the CDF (cation diffusion facilitator) family of transporters.), whose translation MKQEYARLVTLAAWAATTIATILLIVKVAAWWVTGSVSLLASVVDSMLDIAASVVNLIVVRYSLQPADKEHTFGHGKAESLAALAQAMFISGSACFLILNGIERFFRPHELNSPEIGIYVSLFAMMMTFGLVRFQKHVVKKTGSQAIAADSLHYQSDLYMNAAIMLALALSWFGIGQADSVFAVGIGIYILYSAYQMAMEAIQSLLDHKLPDEELKQIKETSLSIEGVLGVHQLRTRRSGPIRFIQLHLELEDEMPLIEAHRISDEVEAKLISVFPDADVLIHQDPYSVVFGPEKQQKFHSW comes from the coding sequence ATGAAACAAGAATACGCACGTTTAGTTACGCTCGCTGCTTGGGCAGCCACCACCATCGCCACTATTTTATTGATAGTGAAAGTCGCAGCATGGTGGGTGACAGGTTCTGTGAGTCTGTTGGCTTCCGTGGTCGATTCAATGTTGGATATCGCGGCCTCTGTCGTTAACCTCATCGTCGTTCGTTACTCTCTGCAGCCTGCCGACAAAGAACACACTTTTGGTCATGGTAAGGCTGAATCTCTTGCCGCATTAGCACAGGCGATGTTTATCTCAGGCTCGGCTTGTTTCCTCATTCTTAATGGTATTGAGCGCTTCTTCAGACCTCATGAACTCAACTCTCCAGAGATTGGTATCTACGTCAGCTTATTCGCGATGATGATGACCTTCGGTTTAGTGCGCTTCCAAAAACACGTGGTGAAGAAAACGGGTAGCCAGGCGATTGCCGCTGACTCATTACACTATCAATCTGACCTCTATATGAATGCTGCGATCATGCTGGCACTGGCGTTAAGCTGGTTTGGTATTGGCCAAGCGGACTCTGTATTCGCGGTGGGTATCGGTATCTACATTCTTTACAGCGCTTATCAAATGGCGATGGAAGCGATTCAATCTCTGCTTGATCATAAGCTGCCGGATGAAGAGCTAAAACAGATTAAAGAGACATCGTTGAGTATCGAAGGCGTGTTGGGTGTGCATCAATTACGAACGCGTCGTTCGGGGCCAATTCGCTTTATTCAATTGCACTTAGAACTTGAAGATGAGATGCCACTTATTGAAGCGCATCGCATTTCTGACGAAGTTGAGGCCAAGCTTATCTCCGTATTCCCTGATGCTGATGTATTAATTCACCAGGATCCGTATTCGGTTGTATTTGGACCAGAGAAGCAGCAAAAATTCCACTCGTGGTGA
- a CDS encoding CpxP family protein: protein MKMTKKLVLAAAALPLMLGTASAYAFGGGDKGDHKGMHGKCGGFDKKVMRQLDLTDAQKTELKEMREANRAEMKEKHAGNKADKMAKMKAHQEKVQALVLADNFDEAAANDLASEMVEKQTERRVAMLKKQHEMMSVLTAEQKTQLKEIQQERMTKCAEKMEKRMNKDK, encoded by the coding sequence ATGAAAATGACTAAGAAACTTGTACTAGCAGCTGCGGCACTTCCACTAATGTTAGGTACAGCAAGCGCGTACGCATTTGGCGGCGGCGATAAAGGCGACCACAAAGGCATGCACGGTAAATGTGGCGGCTTCGATAAGAAAGTGATGCGTCAACTAGACCTAACTGACGCACAAAAAACAGAATTGAAAGAGATGCGCGAAGCGAATCGTGCAGAGATGAAAGAAAAACACGCTGGCAATAAAGCCGATAAAATGGCGAAAATGAAAGCGCACCAAGAGAAAGTTCAAGCATTGGTACTGGCTGACAACTTCGATGAAGCAGCAGCAAACGACCTAGCAAGCGAAATGGTTGAGAAGCAAACTGAGCGTCGCGTGGCAATGCTGAAGAAGCAACACGAAATGATGAGCGTACTAACGGCTGAGCAAAAGACTCAACTGAAAGAAATCCAACAAGAGCGCATGACTAAGTGTGCTGAAAAAATGGAAAAACGCATGAATAAGGACAAGTAA